Proteins co-encoded in one Hyla sarda isolate aHylSar1 chromosome 4, aHylSar1.hap1, whole genome shotgun sequence genomic window:
- the S1PR2 gene encoding sphingosine 1-phosphate receptor 2 — MSVYKHYMNVSKICEHYNYTKGVKKDSSSREVISVIFIIICCVIILENILVLISVWRNKKFHSAMFFFIGNLAFSDLLTGCAYIANILLSGKATFTLTPVAWFIREGTAFTTLAASVFSLLAIAIERHVAIIKVKVYSSDRNCRMIILIGACWVISMVIGGLPIIGWNCIGNLDECSTVFPLYAKKYILFVVTIFTIILISIVILYVRIYCIVKSSHAEIAAPQTLALLKTVTIVLGVFIVCWLPAFTILLMDVACKVKSCHILYKADYFFGVATLNSALNPIIYTLRSKDMRREFLRVLCCWNYVRKSRNADKCMLHLRSSSSLDRCTQKHYFPTSPVIKDCNTFV; from the coding sequence ATGAGCGTCTACAAGCATTACATGAATGTGTCCAAGATCTGTGAACATTATAACTATACGAAAGGAGTAAAAAAAGACAGCTCTTCTCGAGAGGTCATCTCcgtcatcttcatcatcatttgTTGTGTCATCATCCTGGAGAACATCCTTGTCCTTATTTCAGTTTGGCGGAACAAGAAGTTCCACTCCGCCATGTTTTTCTTCATTGGAAACCTAGCATTTTCTGATCTTCTCACCGGATGTGCCTACATTGCTAACATCTTACTGTCTGGTAAAGCCACCTTCACGCTAACTCCTGTGGCCTGGTTTATCCGGGAGGGCACAGCTTTCACAACTTTAGCTGCTTCCGTTTTCAGTCTGTTGGCTATAGCCATCGAAAGACATGTGGCCATTATTAAAGTCAAAGTCTACAGCAGCGACAGGAACTGTAGGATGATCATTCTGATCGGAGCTTGTTGGGTTATATCCATGGTCATCGGAGGTTTACCCATCATTGGCTGGAACTGCATTGGAAACTTGGATGAATGTTCCACCGTCTTCCCTCTCTATGCCAAAAAGTACATTTTGTTCGTAGTTACTATATTCACTATTATACTTATCTCTATTGTGATTCTATATGTCCGTATATATTGTATTGTAAAATCAAGCCATGCGGAGATAGCTGCACCACAGACTCTTGCTCTCCTAAAAACAGTTACAATAGTCCTTGGAGTTTTTATTGTTTGCTGGCTTCCAGCTTTCACTATTCTACTCATGGACGTGGCCTGTAAAGTGAAATCCTGCCACATTCTCTACAAAGCAGACTACTTCTTTGGGGTGGCCACCTTGAATTCGGCATTGAACCCTATCATCTATACTCTGAGGAGCAAAGACATGAGAAGGGAATTTCTGAGGGTGCTTTGTTGTTGGAACTATGTACGAAAGAGCAGGAACGCTGATAAATGCATGCTCCATTTACGAAGCTCAAGCTCCTTAGACCGTTGCACGCAAAAACACTATTTCCCCACGTCACCGGTCATAAAGGACTGCAACACATTTGTGTGA